The Pseudomonas sp. S06B 330 genome contains the following window.
GCCAGCCTTCCGCCTTCGGCATAGCCCAGCCCACCGACGGCAATCGCTGCCAGCATCAACAGGTCACCGGCCTGAATCTGTCCGGCCCCCATGATCATTGCGTACACCAGTACCAGTGCACTGCCCAGCGCCGCACAGGCCCAGAAGGCTTTCGACGGTCGCTCATGGGACAACCAGGCGGCATAGAAGGCCACGCACAAGGGCTGCAGGCCATTGACCAGCGCGCCATGGGAGGCCGGTACGGTTTGCATGGCCCAGGCGGAAAACACCGGAAAGCCCAGGATAACTCCCAGCGCCACCAGGCTTAGGCCCTTGATCTGCTGCCAGGTCGGCCACTTCTCGCGCCGCCACAACAGCAGCGCCGCCGCTGGAATTGCCGCCAGCAAGGCACGCCCCAGGCCGTTGAGCAAAGGATGCAGTTCCTGTACGACGATTCGCGTCATCGGCAGGGTCAGGCTGAAAATGATGACACCCAGAAGGCCAAGGGCCATCCCGGTGTTTTCGCGGCTGGACATAGCAAACGCCTGTGGCGGGTAAGTCCAGCCATTGAGCCACAGCTGACGGGGATGATCTTGTTACAGTTGGTCACAAGATCATCCGTACAGTTGCGCAGGGGCAGGCTCAGAAGAAGCGGGAAATGCTCACCTTGGCATTGCGCCCCTGGCTGTAGGCATAGGCACCGCTGAGTTCGGCGCGGTAGTCGTTGTTGAACAGGTTATCGACGGTCAGGTTGACCTCTGTGCCTTTGAGGTACGGCTGCTGCGGCTTCCAGTTAGCGAACAGGCCATGGATCTGGTAGTCGTCATTAGCGTAGTGATCGTAGTAGCGGTCACCCAGAGAACTTGCCGGACCTTCGCGGTAGCTGTCGCTCGGCAGGCGGTCGGTCTTGCGCACAAATTGTGCCTGCCAGCCCACTTTGGCGTCCCAGCTGGGGATTTTCACGCCTAGGGTGGTGATCCATTTCGGTGCCGGAATGTCCTTGGCCCAGACGTCCGGCCCCCACGGGTTGGTGTAGGCGCCTTCATGGCGACCAGTCATCCATGAGTACGACAGCGAACCGAACAGATAGGTGGAATCGTAAAAACTTTCGACCTCAAAGCCTTTGATGGTCACGCTGTTGATATTGCGGTAGTTGGACATCAGCCCACCGCCGCAGGATTTGGAAATACTTTCACCGGTGACCAGTTGCTCTGGGCAACCGATGCCGGTGGCTTTGAATATCTCGTCGTCGATTTCATTACGGAACAGGGTGGTGCGGATCAGCACCATGTCTTGGTCGGTAAAGACATTCGACAGGTTAGTGATGTTACCGGCGCGCAGGGCGGTGATGCGCTCAGGGTCGAGGTTGCGGCTGGTGGCAGTACGGCTGCCCATGCCTTGGACCTCGAACTGTTCATCGAGTACCGGCGCGCGCCAGGTTTTGCTGTAGTCGGCGAAGAAGGCTGTCTGTTCGTTGGTCTTCCAGAAAATCGACAAACGTGGCGACCAGCCGCTGTAGGTCTTCTCGCTGTAGTCGTGGCCCAGCTTGGCATTGTTGTAGAACGGCGCGTCG
Protein-coding sequences here:
- a CDS encoding DMT family transporter, with the translated sequence MSSRENTGMALGLLGVIIFSLTLPMTRIVVQELHPLLNGLGRALLAAIPAAALLLWRREKWPTWQQIKGLSLVALGVILGFPVFSAWAMQTVPASHGALVNGLQPLCVAFYAAWLSHERPSKAFWACAALGSALVLVYAMIMGAGQIQAGDLLMLAAIAVGGLGYAEGGRLAREMGGWQVICWALVLSSPLLIGPVVYLAVQHQGPVSAQTWWAFGYVSLFSQFIGFFAWYAGLALGGIARVSQIQLLQIFFTIAFSALFFGEQVEPITWVFAAGVIGTVVLGRKTRVHPAPSTIPAQH